A genomic segment from Garra rufa chromosome 5, GarRuf1.0, whole genome shotgun sequence encodes:
- the lhx1b gene encoding LIM/homeobox protein Lhx1b yields the protein MVHCAGCERPILDRFLLSVLDRAWHAKCVQCCDCKCNLTDRCFSREGRLYCKNDFFRRYGTKCGGCAQGISPSDLVRKARSKVFHLNCFTCIMCNKQLSTGEELYILDEYKFVCKEDYMNNSTGKDTNLLSITTCSDPSLSPESQDPQDDYKDSETGHLSDKEVCNNENDEQNLGGKRRGPRTTIKAKQLETLKAAFAATPKPTRHIREQLAQETGLNMRVIQVWFQNRRSKERRMKQLSALGARRHMFFRSPRRMRALGDRMEPGELMANGHFSFYGDYQGEYYGPGSNYDYFPQGPPSSQAQTPGDLGFMPSSGPAGTPLGSMDHHHGAHHPSTETQCFSEMISHHPGDSPSPEPSAPASIHSISTDMCDSTPPFTSLNSLSGNGYSNQLSSEMNEGTVW from the exons ATGGTCCACTGTGCGGGATGCGAGAGGCCTATTCTGGACCGATTTCTGCTCAGCGTCTTGGATAGAGCCTGGCATGCCAAATGTGTGCAATGTTGTGACTGTAAATGCAATTTAACTGATAGATGCTTTTCAAGAGAAGGACGACTCTACTGCAAAAACGACTTTTTCAG ACGGTATGGCACTAAATGTGGAGGCTGCGCGCAGGGAATCTCGCCCAGTGATCTAGTCCGGAAAGCGCGAAGCAAAGTCTTTCACCTGAACTGTTTCACCTGCATCATGTGCAATAAACAGCTTTCCACTGGCGAAGAACTGTACATTCTAGATGAATATAAATTTGTCTGCAAGGAGGATTACATGAATAACAGCACCGGAAAAGACACAAATCTTTTGTCAA TTACTACGTGCAGTGACCCCAGCTTATCTCCAGAATCTCAAGACCCACAGGACGACTATAAAGACTCTGAGACTGGACACTTGTCGGACAAGGAGGTCTGCAACAATGAAAACGACGAGCAGAATCTGGGTGGCAAACGTCGCGGGCCGAGAACTACTATCAAAGCCAAGCAGCTGGAGACTCTCAAAGCTGCTTTCGCCGCCACCCCCAAACCGACCAGACACATACGAGAGCAGCTGGCGCAGGAGACAGGCCTTAATATGAGAGTAATTCAG GTGTGGTTTCAGAATCGACGCTCTAAGGAGAGGCGCATGAAGCAGCTGAGCGCGCTGGGCGCCAGAAGACACATGTTCTTCCGCAGTCCGAGGAGAATGAGAGCGTTGGGCGATCGAATGGAACCTGGAGAGCTCATGGCCAACGGGCATTTCTCTTTTTATGGCG actatCAAGGTGAATACTATGGCCCGGGGTCAAACTATGACTACTTCCCTCAAGGTCCGCCATCCTCCCAAGCCCAGACTCCAGGTGATCTAGGATTCATGCCCTCCTCCGGCCCAGCTGGAACCCCTCTAGGGAGCATGGACCACCATCATGGAGCACACCACCCCTCCACTGAGACACAATGCTTCAGTGAGATGATATCGCATCACCCAGGGGACTCCCCAAGCCCAGAGCCCAGCGCACCCGCCTCCATTCACAGTATCTCCACTGACATGTGTGACTCTACTCCACCCTTCACATCCCTGAACTCTCTCAGTGGCAACGGATACAGCAACCAACTGTCCTCAGAGATGAACGAGGGGACCGTTTGGTAG
- the LOC141334421 gene encoding serine/threonine-protein kinase pim-3-like, translating to MHRRLKVEGHGRLPLEVALMTLVNSAPACPNVLQLVEWFDSPDHYSMILERPVPCQDLQSFCEENSGLDEILAKKVLLQLITALKHCESRGVLHRDVKPQNLLISTDSHNIKLLDFGCGDLLKDSAYRSFEGTPQYAPPEWFRRRRYHAGPATVWSVGVTLYKILCGRLPFRIASRVTSKTILNFPRELSTECRQLISWCLSVAAADRPSLDDIEHHPWLH from the exons ATGCACAGGAGACTGAAAGTT GAAGGCCATGGTCGGCTGCCGCTGGAGGTGGCGTTGATGACCCTGGTCAACTCAGCTCCTGCCTGCCCCAATGTCCTGCAGCTGGTGGAGTGGTTTGACAGTCCCGATCACTACAGCATGATCCTGGAACGCCCAGTTCCTTGCCAAGATCTCCAGAGTTTCTGTGAAGAGAACAGCGGCCTGGATGAGATCCTGGCCAAGAAAGTGCTGCTGCAGCTCATCACGGCACTGAAACACTGTGAGAGCCGCGGAGTCCTGCACCGGGACGTCAAGCCACAGAATCTGCTGATTTCCACAGACTCACATAACATCAAGCTGCTGGACTTTGGTTGTGGAGATCTACTAAAGGACTCAGCCTACAGATCATTTGAAG GCACACCTCAGTACGCCCCTCCTGAGTGGTTTCGTCGGCGCCGCTATCATGCAGGACCGGCTACTGTTTGGTCAGTGGGGGTGACGCTCTACAAAATCCTGTGCGGTCGTTTGCCCTTCAGAATCGCATCGAGGGTCACCTCCAAAACCATACTGAACTTTCCTAGAGAGCTGTCTACAG AGTGCCGTCAGTTGATCAGCTGGTGTCTCAGTGTAGCGGCGGCAGATCGCCCCAGTTTAGACGACATTGAGCACCACCCCTGGTTACACTGA